The following are encoded together in the Puniceicoccaceae bacterium genome:
- the fliF gene encoding flagellar basal-body MS-ring/collar protein FliF gives MGDILEQLRRLWRELGTNQKVSLALAVFAIVGVCIALMVWASRPRLQLLYGGMDPKEMAEVTQSIEAAGAKYEIRNGGSSIYVSASEVHSLRMRLASEGIPTGGGVGYEIFDSGSFGISSFVQHTNFVRAVQGELSRTINQLNGVRSSRVMIVIPENELLLTGSEKKPTASVFVDTGGKTLPLEAVDSIRSLVSNAVEGMNVNDVAVVDNRGNVLSAALKDDGNMGMTSSQIKYRKGLEDYYTGKVESMLARVLGAENVVVRVSVGLNMDMQTLIEEQFDPDSQVARRENSQENQVVSTESSRPRVAGEESNVAGGTQNPERDNVLSNTNETRKTTDRTFEINRTTIETVKNPGQISDLTASVFVATPVVSNGQGVMEPQSRDEAELNAIRMMVVNALGITYENDAELQRKVTIQEMPFASNAFGEGMGGDRSFSLPVFMDSMRGVLAIVVSIVMLLIFFRMIRGAASSGDRMEVFPSDDGMNGGIDGALSKAKDVTPTISPELLNELIKQNPDKISSALKNWAFPDQ, from the coding sequence ATGGGAGATATTTTGGAGCAATTGAGAAGACTTTGGCGGGAACTGGGTACAAACCAGAAAGTGTCACTTGCACTGGCGGTGTTTGCCATAGTGGGGGTATGCATTGCACTGATGGTATGGGCAAGCCGACCGAGGCTACAGTTGCTGTATGGAGGAATGGACCCCAAGGAAATGGCGGAAGTGACGCAATCCATTGAAGCAGCGGGCGCGAAATACGAAATCCGCAACGGTGGCTCCTCCATTTATGTGTCGGCCAGTGAAGTACACTCCCTGCGCATGCGTTTGGCCTCGGAGGGGATTCCGACTGGCGGAGGCGTTGGTTATGAGATCTTTGATTCCGGCAGTTTTGGAATCAGCAGCTTCGTTCAGCACACAAATTTTGTGCGTGCAGTTCAGGGCGAGCTTTCCCGGACGATAAATCAACTCAACGGGGTGCGATCCTCGCGTGTGATGATTGTGATACCAGAAAATGAACTTCTGTTGACAGGGTCGGAGAAAAAGCCGACAGCGTCTGTTTTTGTGGATACCGGTGGTAAAACTCTTCCACTGGAGGCAGTGGATTCAATTCGTTCACTCGTCAGCAATGCTGTGGAGGGAATGAACGTCAATGATGTTGCGGTCGTGGACAACCGGGGGAATGTGCTCTCGGCGGCGCTGAAGGACGACGGAAACATGGGCATGACTTCCAGCCAGATCAAGTATCGCAAGGGGTTGGAAGACTACTACACCGGAAAAGTCGAAAGCATGTTGGCGCGGGTGCTGGGTGCGGAGAATGTGGTGGTCCGGGTTTCTGTGGGATTGAACATGGACATGCAGACTCTCATCGAGGAGCAGTTTGATCCTGACAGCCAGGTGGCTCGGCGGGAAAACAGCCAGGAGAATCAGGTCGTCAGTACCGAAAGTTCGCGACCAAGAGTGGCAGGGGAGGAATCCAATGTCGCCGGAGGAACGCAGAACCCCGAGCGGGATAATGTATTGAGCAATACCAATGAAACACGGAAGACGACGGATCGCACCTTCGAGATCAACCGTACCACGATTGAAACGGTGAAAAACCCCGGTCAGATCAGCGACCTGACGGCTTCGGTTTTTGTGGCCACACCAGTTGTGAGTAACGGACAGGGAGTGATGGAACCGCAATCGCGGGATGAAGCGGAATTGAATGCCATCCGCATGATGGTGGTAAACGCACTTGGAATCACTTATGAGAACGATGCCGAACTGCAGCGCAAAGTGACAATTCAGGAAATGCCTTTTGCTTCCAATGCCTTTGGTGAGGGAATGGGGGGAGATCGTTCGTTCAGCCTGCCTGTGTTCATGGACAGCATGCGAGGGGTGCTTGCCATCGTAGTGTCGATCGTGATGTTGCTGATTTTTTTCCGCATGATTCGCGGGGCTGCGTCTTCAGGGGATCGCATGGAGGTTTTTCCGTCAGATGACGGTATGAACGGTGGCATTGACGGAGCACTGTCGAAAGCAAAGGATGTGACGCCGACGATTTCCCCGGAACTGCTGAATGAGCTAATCAAGCAAAACCCCGACAAGATCAGCTCGGCGCTCAAGAACTGGGCGTTTCCTGATCAATAA